A window from Prosthecochloris marina encodes these proteins:
- the cbiE gene encoding precorrin-6y C5,15-methyltransferase (decarboxylating) subunit CbiE — translation MSDRITVVGLTDNPEPELTEDARLAVSQHRVFAGGERHRGIVASILPHDSDWITIKPPIGKVLVAFKEEPGPILAFTSGDPLFYGFGATLQKAFPDAVYTYYPSFHSLQLLAHRCRMPYQSMRYASLTGRGWQELDCALIEGAQLIGVLTDWRKTPAVVAKRMLEFGFSEYTMIVGEALGGAEERVCEYGLEDAVRLSFHELNCIILSAFQPHVKLFGIPDSTFEGLRGRPNMITKMPVRLATLSRLGLVNARNFWDIGFCTGSVSVEARLLFPEIDITAFEKRSECSVLLEHNSKKCSAPGIRQVMGDFFLQEHSAYTGDQETVDAVFIGGHGGRLEEMFACIDPLLSIGGRVVINAVQSESLEQFHQQAGQYNYRIFEDMKIAVDEFNVITVAAAEKTRKA, via the coding sequence ATGTCTGATCGTATTACAGTTGTTGGATTGACCGATAACCCTGAGCCGGAGCTTACCGAGGATGCAAGATTGGCGGTAAGCCAACACAGGGTTTTTGCAGGTGGTGAACGCCACAGAGGGATCGTCGCTTCCATTTTGCCCCACGATAGTGACTGGATAACCATCAAACCGCCTATCGGGAAGGTTTTGGTGGCTTTCAAGGAAGAGCCAGGACCGATTCTGGCGTTTACTTCGGGAGATCCTCTGTTTTACGGGTTCGGCGCTACGTTACAGAAGGCTTTTCCGGATGCCGTTTATACGTACTACCCGTCGTTTCACAGTTTGCAGCTTCTGGCTCATCGTTGCAGGATGCCCTATCAGTCGATGCGTTATGCTTCTCTTACGGGTAGAGGCTGGCAAGAGCTTGATTGTGCCCTGATAGAGGGGGCGCAACTGATCGGAGTCCTGACCGACTGGAGGAAAACTCCTGCTGTTGTTGCAAAGCGAATGCTCGAGTTTGGTTTTTCAGAATATACCATGATCGTTGGAGAGGCGCTCGGGGGAGCGGAAGAGCGGGTCTGTGAGTATGGTCTGGAAGATGCCGTCCGGCTTTCGTTTCACGAGCTTAACTGCATCATCCTCTCCGCTTTCCAGCCTCATGTCAAGCTTTTCGGGATTCCGGACAGTACGTTCGAAGGGTTGAGAGGTCGTCCCAACATGATCACCAAGATGCCTGTTCGCCTGGCAACACTTTCCCGGCTCGGTCTTGTCAATGCACGTAATTTCTGGGATATCGGATTTTGTACGGGTTCGGTTTCGGTCGAGGCAAGGCTTCTTTTTCCGGAGATCGACATCACGGCGTTCGAAAAGCGCAGCGAGTGCTCTGTGCTTCTCGAGCACAACAGTAAAAAATGCAGCGCTCCGGGTATCCGGCAGGTAATGGGAGATTTTTTTTTACAGGAACATAGCGCGTATACCGGCGATCAGGAAACAGTCGATGCCGTGTTTATCGGGGGGCATGGCGGGCGTCTTGAAGAAATGTTCGCCTGTATCGATCCGTTGCTTTCCATTGGTGGGCGAGTTGTGATCAACGCAGTGCAGTCCGAAAGCCTTGAGCAATTTCATCAACAGGCAGGACAATACAACTACAGGATTTTTGAAGATATGAAAATAGCTGTCGATGAGTTCAACGTGATTACGGTTGCGGCGGCGGAAAAAACCAGGAAAGCTTGA
- the cobI gene encoding precorrin-2 C(20)-methyltransferase, which translates to MRSKVYGVSLGPGDPELVTIKAIKVLARADKIYYPATLTRSGEVNSFALEILKMHSISETRLKSMPVAMTMSRKEVDKVYDKAFSSIMQDLENSLCIAVVCIGDAGLYSTFGHLLERLKKASVTVEMIAGVPAFVAAGASAHVPLALGSDKVLVLPDFESTDELDKCLDRYETVVVMKLSLFGEKLYSYLEKKRIGFVYAEYLGTPREFVSRSLNDLESRRIPYFSLIILFNKDQSSRNLCPEK; encoded by the coding sequence TTGAGAAGTAAGGTTTACGGGGTTTCACTGGGACCGGGAGACCCGGAGCTTGTGACCATCAAAGCGATAAAGGTTCTTGCTCGAGCTGATAAGATCTATTACCCGGCGACCTTGACCCGATCAGGCGAAGTCAACAGCTTTGCACTTGAAATTCTGAAGATGCACAGTATCTCGGAGACCAGGCTGAAAAGCATGCCTGTTGCCATGACAATGTCCAGAAAAGAGGTTGACAAGGTTTATGACAAGGCTTTTTCCTCTATCATGCAGGACCTTGAAAACAGCTTATGTATCGCGGTTGTATGTATTGGGGACGCAGGGTTGTACAGTACGTTTGGACACTTGCTCGAAAGACTGAAAAAAGCCTCGGTTACTGTGGAAATGATTGCCGGGGTACCGGCTTTTGTCGCTGCGGGAGCTTCTGCGCATGTACCGTTAGCTCTCGGATCGGATAAAGTTCTTGTTCTCCCCGATTTTGAAAGTACAGATGAGCTCGATAAGTGCCTGGACAGGTATGAAACGGTGGTTGTGATGAAGTTATCCCTTTTTGGCGAAAAGCTTTACTCATACCTTGAGAAGAAAAGAATCGGTTTTGTGTATGCCGAATATCTCGGTACACCGCGTGAGTTTGTGAGTCGTAGCCTCAATGATCTCGAATCACGGCGCATACCATATTTTTCTCTGATAATTTTATTCAATAAGGATCAATCTTCTAGAAACCTATGTCCGGAAAAATAA
- the cobK gene encoding precorrin-6A reductase, producing the protein MIVVFGGTTEGKLVARFLEEKELAYLYSTKTEVEPFVMVHGKYRFGALDERGMEHLFRRRNVTAVIDAAHPFASLLHETVSDVCLRFSIPVIRFERIYDLPREAAYSKNIYYSSSFPEAIDLLRFLKPKRVLAMTGVQTIDALRSYWKEHEMRVRILPSGKSVMHAQKQGFPLGNLILHKPSGFLEDERRIIRAYGIDCLLVKESGNSGFLPVKITAAMLCGIPVVIVKRPKLPDSFITVTKRSELNRQLERISKLHHAGE; encoded by the coding sequence ATGATAGTGGTTTTCGGTGGCACGACAGAAGGCAAACTGGTTGCCCGATTTCTGGAGGAAAAAGAGCTGGCATATCTTTATTCTACGAAAACAGAGGTCGAACCGTTTGTAATGGTTCACGGCAAGTACCGCTTTGGTGCTCTTGACGAGAGGGGGATGGAGCACCTTTTCCGGCGAAGAAACGTCACTGCCGTTATCGATGCGGCGCATCCTTTTGCATCACTTCTTCATGAAACCGTTTCAGATGTTTGTTTGCGGTTCTCCATACCGGTCATCAGGTTCGAGCGCATCTACGATCTTCCCCGAGAAGCTGCTTACAGCAAGAATATATACTACTCGAGCAGTTTTCCCGAGGCTATCGATCTCTTGCGGTTTCTCAAGCCGAAAAGAGTGCTCGCCATGACCGGCGTGCAAACCATAGATGCTTTGCGTTCCTACTGGAAGGAGCATGAGATGAGAGTCAGAATTCTACCTTCAGGCAAATCGGTAATGCATGCACAAAAGCAGGGTTTTCCTCTGGGTAATCTCATTCTCCACAAACCATCCGGTTTTTTAGAGGATGAACGCCGAATTATAAGGGCATACGGTATCGATTGTTTGCTTGTCAAAGAGTCCGGCAATTCAGGGTTTTTACCGGTTAAAATCACGGCGGCCATGCTCTGTGGTATTCCGGTGGTTATTGTGAAGCGTCCCAAACTTCCCGACTCTTTCATTACCGTGACGAAAAGGTCGGAATTAAACCGTCAACTTGAAAGAATCAGCAAGTTGCACCATGCAGGAGAATGA
- the cobM gene encoding precorrin-4 C(11)-methyltransferase — protein sequence MQTIAILASSDNGILVARCLKKHLEAVSGYRAEIFSSRQFEGVTSVNGIVEFTRDNFSYYDVFIFIGALGICVRAIAPVIKDKYSDPAVINCDERGVFVQSVLSGHVGGGNELAGLVARLIGARPVITTSSDVQGLWSLDILGRDQGWSVEFHSGNKGKSFAAAMSLFVNHEPTVLLLETRDEVTDYLERSKAPFVSVVYNYEDIDFSACSLLLAVTPRVLPVQVPSFFYRPKVLCAGLGCEKDIDPETFAVSFAGELEQNGLSPSSLKAFGSVDFKIQEKAFRLAAENFGIPLHGFAPDLLEGVEGVPNPSEVVYRKVGVHSVAEASAALLAGENRWVVEKKKVVLPGCRENEPRHYTFAVSIDRTAVRKGRILIVGAGPGDPGLVTVRGKHLLETADLILYAGSLVPEKLTHYAKPGAVVRSSASMTLEEQFLLISEFYRQGKCIVRLHTGDPSIYGAIQEQMAWFESSGMEYSIVPGVSSFQAAAATLKSQFTIPEKVQTIILTRFNGRTAVPEKEALGELARSQATICLFLSAEWAGEIQQELLLHYAPSTPVAVCYRLTWDDEQVWRGSLVDLASLVAKSGKTRTMLLVVGEAVGAREERSKLYDPAFSHGFRHASGTNEGDTS from the coding sequence ATGCAAACCATTGCGATTCTGGCTTCTTCGGACAACGGGATATTGGTTGCCCGTTGTCTGAAAAAGCATCTTGAAGCAGTTTCCGGTTACAGGGCTGAAATTTTCTCTTCACGCCAATTTGAAGGAGTGACATCGGTTAATGGTATTGTCGAGTTCACACGTGATAATTTTAGTTATTACGATGTGTTTATCTTCATCGGTGCACTTGGTATATGCGTGCGCGCGATTGCTCCTGTCATCAAGGACAAATATTCAGACCCGGCAGTCATCAATTGTGATGAACGCGGGGTTTTTGTGCAGTCTGTTCTGTCGGGCCATGTCGGTGGTGGAAACGAGCTGGCAGGGCTTGTCGCCCGTTTGATCGGCGCACGCCCGGTCATTACGACATCGAGTGATGTACAGGGATTGTGGAGCCTCGATATTCTTGGTCGTGATCAGGGGTGGTCGGTGGAATTTCATTCGGGAAACAAAGGAAAATCGTTTGCCGCTGCGATGTCGTTGTTCGTCAATCACGAGCCGACGGTACTGCTGCTTGAAACGAGGGATGAGGTGACCGATTATCTCGAGCGAAGCAAAGCACCTTTTGTCTCGGTCGTTTACAACTACGAAGATATTGACTTTAGCGCATGCAGCCTGCTCCTGGCCGTAACACCACGTGTTCTTCCGGTGCAGGTGCCCTCTTTTTTCTATCGTCCGAAGGTTTTGTGTGCCGGACTCGGCTGTGAAAAAGATATCGATCCTGAGACGTTTGCCGTATCGTTTGCCGGAGAGTTGGAGCAAAACGGTCTTTCACCTTCTTCACTCAAGGCCTTCGGTTCCGTTGATTTCAAAATACAGGAAAAAGCCTTCAGGCTTGCTGCTGAAAATTTCGGCATTCCTTTGCATGGATTCGCACCGGATCTTCTCGAAGGTGTCGAGGGGGTACCCAATCCATCAGAGGTGGTGTATCGGAAGGTTGGGGTGCATAGTGTGGCTGAGGCTTCGGCAGCTTTGCTGGCAGGCGAAAACAGGTGGGTGGTTGAAAAAAAGAAAGTCGTTCTTCCGGGCTGCAGGGAAAATGAGCCACGCCACTACACTTTTGCCGTCAGTATCGACAGAACCGCGGTTCGTAAAGGCCGTATCCTCATTGTCGGTGCAGGGCCGGGTGATCCCGGACTGGTAACGGTCAGGGGGAAACATTTGCTGGAAACAGCGGATCTTATCCTTTATGCAGGAAGCCTTGTGCCGGAAAAACTGACCCATTACGCCAAACCCGGAGCAGTCGTGAGGAGTTCCGCTTCGATGACCCTTGAAGAGCAGTTTTTACTTATCAGCGAGTTTTACCGACAGGGGAAGTGCATTGTCAGGCTGCATACCGGCGACCCTTCGATCTACGGCGCAATTCAGGAACAGATGGCCTGGTTCGAGTCGAGCGGCATGGAGTACAGCATCGTTCCCGGCGTATCGTCTTTTCAGGCTGCAGCGGCAACGCTGAAATCCCAGTTCACCATTCCTGAAAAAGTGCAGACGATCATACTGACCCGTTTTAACGGGAGAACGGCTGTGCCGGAAAAGGAAGCTCTCGGTGAGCTGGCACGTTCCCAGGCTACAATCTGCTTATTCCTGAGTGCAGAATGGGCGGGGGAGATCCAGCAAGAACTCCTGCTTCATTATGCTCCATCCACGCCGGTAGCGGTTTGCTACCGTTTGACCTGGGATGATGAACAGGTATGGCGGGGATCGCTTGTCGATCTTGCATCTTTGGTTGCGAAAAGTGGAAAAACGCGCACGATGCTTCTTGTTGTCGGTGAAGCCGTGGGTGCCAGGGAAGAGAGATCGAAACTGTACGATCCCGCCTTTTCACATGGTTTCAGACACGCTTCCGGAACCAATGAAGGTGATACATCATGA
- a CDS encoding cobalamin-binding protein, whose product MKSILKPCKSTFFLFILISVFLSGCGKAQKKETTGSSSGKPTIVSLAPSITEMIYAIGAEQQLIGRTSACDWPVDVKKVQVVGAFGQPSLEIITSLTPDLVVDIDLVDENMGEKITALGIGREHLSIHSPEDIPAALRKLGELTDNSEQADSLALTIEDGLENFRNVIDDTALPPKVYLEIWDDPLWTGGKNSYVSSLIAYAGGQNIGDAAEKEYFEVSPEWVIRQNPDIIACMYMSRESDVAAKIASRPGWEHIEAVKRQKIYDNFDNSVFLRPGPRVLEGIEQLRLIIGAAGKE is encoded by the coding sequence ATGAAAAGCATCTTGAAACCATGTAAGTCCACATTTTTTTTATTCATTCTCATTTCCGTATTCCTCAGTGGATGTGGAAAAGCGCAAAAAAAAGAAACAACAGGAAGCTCTTCGGGTAAACCGACGATTGTCAGCCTTGCCCCCAGCATCACGGAAATGATCTATGCGATAGGAGCGGAGCAACAACTTATCGGCAGAACAAGCGCATGCGATTGGCCGGTTGATGTAAAAAAAGTTCAGGTTGTCGGGGCTTTCGGCCAACCATCCCTCGAGATCATAACCAGCCTCACACCAGACCTTGTCGTCGATATCGATCTTGTCGATGAAAACATGGGAGAAAAAATAACCGCACTTGGCATCGGGCGGGAACACTTGAGCATTCATTCTCCGGAAGACATCCCCGCCGCACTTCGCAAGCTTGGCGAATTGACGGACAACAGTGAACAAGCCGATAGCCTTGCGCTTACCATTGAAGATGGTCTGGAAAATTTCAGGAATGTAATCGACGACACCGCTTTACCTCCGAAAGTGTACCTGGAAATATGGGATGATCCCCTCTGGACCGGAGGAAAAAACAGCTACGTCTCCTCCCTCATCGCCTATGCTGGAGGCCAGAATATAGGAGATGCTGCTGAAAAGGAATATTTTGAAGTTTCCCCCGAATGGGTTATCAGACAAAACCCTGATATCATCGCCTGTATGTACATGTCGAGAGAAAGTGATGTCGCTGCAAAAATAGCCTCGAGACCCGGCTGGGAACATATCGAGGCCGTAAAAAGGCAAAAAATTTATGACAATTTTGACAACAGCGTATTTCTCCGCCCCGGTCCGCGCGTTCTTGAAGGCATAGAACAACTCAGACTCATTATTGGAGCTGCAGGCAAGGAATGA
- the cobJ gene encoding precorrin-3B C(17)-methyltransferase: protein MSGKITVVGLGPGSLDLIAPRVLSAIREADAVIGYNYYIRLIEHFIPEHVLLIDSGMKKERDRAKRAFTLALEGMNVVVVSSGDAGVYGMAPLVMEMSQKKDYDNVAVSIQPGISAFQAAAAKLGAPTGHDFCVISLSDLLTPWNVIEQRIRAAASADFVTAVYNPKSNGRYWQIYRLKELFLAERSGDTPVGIVRHAERDNESIVITTLSDFDPETLDMFSVMIIGNRQTFAEGCRMITPRGYFSPGATGSMSVGQSIMSNSFSAIEKRLKRSGYAYDTKWAMMHAIHTTADFDFEDILYTTPRAVEQLHEKLTAGGATIITDVTMVRSGFRKAAIERYGIEVICYLDDPRVQSLASDQGITRTQAGMRLAVEEHPDALYVVGNAPTALIELSDLLCRKRYSPMGIIGAPVGFVNVIESKLRLKAVIGKIPAVIIEGRKGGSTVAATIVNAALSLDDAETMMPGRDV from the coding sequence ATGTCCGGAAAAATAACAGTTGTCGGATTGGGACCAGGGAGCCTCGATCTGATTGCGCCGCGCGTACTTTCTGCTATACGGGAGGCGGATGCCGTTATCGGCTATAACTATTACATACGACTGATAGAGCATTTCATACCTGAGCATGTTCTTTTGATCGATAGTGGGATGAAAAAAGAGCGTGACCGTGCCAAGAGGGCATTCACTCTCGCTCTCGAGGGCATGAATGTTGTTGTTGTCAGTTCAGGGGATGCGGGGGTTTACGGGATGGCGCCTCTGGTTATGGAAATGTCGCAAAAAAAGGATTATGACAATGTCGCCGTCAGTATTCAGCCGGGAATAAGTGCTTTTCAGGCAGCGGCAGCAAAGCTTGGAGCCCCGACAGGGCATGATTTTTGTGTTATTTCTCTTTCCGATCTTCTCACTCCCTGGAACGTTATCGAACAGCGCATCAGAGCGGCAGCGAGCGCTGATTTTGTGACTGCCGTATACAACCCGAAAAGCAACGGGAGATACTGGCAGATTTACAGGCTCAAGGAGCTTTTTCTGGCAGAGCGTTCGGGTGACACTCCTGTCGGTATCGTGCGTCATGCCGAAAGGGACAACGAGAGTATTGTTATCACTACTCTTTCCGATTTCGATCCGGAAACACTCGACATGTTCAGTGTTATGATAATCGGTAACCGACAGACTTTCGCCGAAGGCTGCAGAATGATCACGCCAAGGGGTTACTTTTCTCCAGGAGCTACAGGGAGTATGAGCGTTGGACAGTCGATCATGAGCAACAGTTTCAGTGCGATTGAAAAGCGATTGAAACGAAGTGGCTATGCTTACGATACCAAGTGGGCGATGATGCACGCCATTCATACGACCGCTGATTTTGATTTCGAAGATATTCTTTATACCACTCCCCGGGCGGTAGAGCAGCTGCATGAAAAATTAACTGCAGGAGGCGCGACTATCATTACTGATGTGACCATGGTCCGGTCGGGTTTTAGAAAAGCAGCGATCGAGAGATATGGCATTGAAGTGATCTGTTATCTGGACGATCCGAGAGTTCAATCTCTTGCCAGCGATCAGGGTATCACCCGCACACAGGCAGGTATGCGACTTGCTGTAGAGGAACACCCTGATGCGCTGTATGTTGTCGGCAATGCACCGACAGCCCTGATCGAGCTTTCGGATCTTTTGTGTCGCAAACGATATAGCCCTATGGGGATTATCGGAGCTCCGGTAGGCTTTGTCAATGTCATTGAATCGAAACTGAGGTTGAAAGCCGTAATAGGAAAAATCCCTGCGGTCATTATCGAAGGAAGAAAAGGCGGAAGTACTGTCGCGGCGACTATCGTAAATGCAGCCTTGAGCCTCGATGATGCCGAAACCATGATGCCCGGAAGAGATGTCTGA
- a CDS encoding MFS transporter: MTYYKQPPCMKKSPLAILFLTVLLDLIGFGIVLPLLPTYAKDLGASPFMIGLIAATYASMQFLFSPVWGRLSDFIGRRPVMLGSIFVASISYLFFAKASTIPLLILARALSGIGSANIAAAQAYITDVTDSNSRSKAMGMLGAAFGIGFIIGPLIGGVIKTNFGIEMVGFIAAALIGFDFILALFFLPESNKEAKKISDYLGSARKPSGKPLLFSIREKSANYLGGMVQAVSSPPIALLLSANFIFTFGIVNMQIASILLWKEYFLASDQQIGYLFAYVGVISVVVQGGLINQLNKRFGEHKLFLWGHLTTFIGVFFIPFIPQTTLFTLGLGILFFFAIGTSLANPINISMLSLYSYTQKQGQIMGYGQSINSLARIFGPVCGSMLYGILPSMPFIVAGILMVAGTVISLSLFRYKIEAFDATPESPVSPQTVE, encoded by the coding sequence ATTACTTATTATAAACAGCCTCCCTGCATGAAGAAGTCACCTTTGGCGATATTGTTTTTGACAGTGCTGCTCGACCTCATAGGATTCGGTATTGTGCTGCCTCTTCTTCCAACATACGCCAAAGATCTTGGGGCAAGTCCCTTTATGATCGGTCTCATTGCCGCTACTTATGCAAGCATGCAGTTTCTCTTCTCGCCTGTCTGGGGAAGGCTCAGTGATTTCATTGGCCGAAGGCCGGTCATGCTTGGCAGTATTTTTGTCGCTTCGATTTCCTATCTGTTTTTTGCAAAAGCATCGACAATTCCCCTGCTTATTCTCGCCCGAGCTCTTTCAGGCATCGGATCGGCAAACATCGCTGCTGCCCAAGCTTACATAACCGACGTTACTGACAGTAACAGCAGATCCAAAGCAATGGGTATGCTGGGAGCTGCGTTCGGGATAGGTTTTATCATCGGTCCATTGATCGGCGGTGTAATCAAGACCAATTTCGGAATTGAAATGGTAGGCTTCATCGCAGCAGCGCTTATCGGTTTCGATTTCATCCTCGCACTTTTCTTTCTCCCCGAATCCAACAAAGAAGCAAAAAAGATTTCGGATTACCTTGGTAGCGCCAGGAAGCCTTCCGGCAAGCCCCTGCTTTTCTCCATAAGAGAAAAGTCGGCGAACTATCTTGGAGGGATGGTTCAAGCGGTAAGCTCCCCACCTATAGCTTTGCTCCTGAGTGCAAACTTCATATTCACATTCGGCATTGTCAATATGCAGATTGCGTCGATTCTCCTCTGGAAGGAATATTTCCTGGCTTCGGACCAGCAGATAGGCTACTTGTTTGCCTACGTAGGGGTCATTTCCGTTGTTGTGCAAGGAGGATTGATAAACCAGCTCAACAAGCGTTTCGGCGAACACAAGCTTTTCCTCTGGGGACACTTGACAACATTCATAGGGGTATTTTTTATACCGTTCATACCACAGACAACACTGTTCACCCTTGGACTGGGAATCCTTTTTTTCTTTGCTATTGGCACAAGTCTCGCCAATCCTATCAATATTTCCATGCTCTCTCTTTACAGCTATACACAAAAACAGGGACAAATAATGGGTTATGGACAGTCCATAAATTCTCTTGCAAGAATTTTCGGGCCTGTATGCGGCAGCATGCTCTACGGCATACTCCCGTCGATGCCGTTTATTGTAGCCGGCATCCTGATGGTAGCCGGAACCGTCATATCCCTGAGTTTGTTCAGATACAAAATAGAAGCGTTTGATGCAACGCCCGAATCACCGGTAAGTCCGCAAACGGTTGAATAG
- a CDS encoding SRPBCC family protein, with the protein MNANRLIYTQKIPAEIEEVWDFFADPMNLVYITPKEMHMRITNKDKIGYLEKGMIVSYKLFPFFDFPVKWTTRITHVDRLRGFEDEQKEGPYEYWHHRHLFKEIPGGVEVTDIIEYKIPFGFFGKMLDMLLIHSRLEYVFAYRRRKIGEIFGETKAA; encoded by the coding sequence ATGAATGCGAACAGGTTGATATATACACAGAAAATACCTGCGGAAATAGAAGAGGTGTGGGATTTTTTTGCCGATCCCATGAATCTTGTATACATAACGCCCAAGGAAATGCATATGAGAATAACCAACAAGGACAAAATCGGTTATTTGGAGAAGGGAATGATTGTCAGTTACAAGCTTTTTCCTTTTTTCGATTTTCCGGTCAAGTGGACTACCAGGATAACGCATGTTGACCGGCTCCGTGGATTCGAGGATGAGCAGAAAGAAGGGCCTTATGAGTACTGGCATCACAGGCATCTTTTCAAGGAAATTCCCGGAGGAGTCGAAGTGACTGATATAATAGAGTATAAAATTCCCTTTGGCTTTTTCGGTAAAATGCTCGATATGCTTCTTATCCATAGCAGACTCGAGTATGTTTTTGCCTACCGGCGCAGAAAAATCGGGGAAATTTTCGGAGAGACCAAGGCTGCCTGA
- a CDS encoding NUDIX hydrolase, protein MVKATVTAILSPSEAERSTVLLTQRTVDPFKNRWCFPGGHIDTGETAEAAVIRETAEETGLSLRSPVFLGYCDEIFPECGFHAVVLMFYGTASGTLQPQPGEVSNIGWFSIGHARKLTLAFNHKEVLWRYEKHLETM, encoded by the coding sequence ATGGTAAAAGCTACAGTTACAGCAATTCTGTCACCCTCCGAAGCTGAAAGATCGACAGTTCTTCTGACACAAAGAACTGTCGATCCGTTCAAAAACCGCTGGTGTTTCCCTGGAGGACATATCGACACAGGAGAAACAGCTGAAGCTGCTGTTATCCGTGAAACCGCGGAAGAAACCGGTCTTTCATTGCGATCACCGGTCTTTCTGGGCTATTGTGATGAAATTTTTCCCGAATGCGGCTTCCATGCTGTTGTCCTGATGTTCTACGGAACAGCATCGGGAACACTCCAGCCCCAACCGGGTGAAGTGTCCAACATAGGTTGGTTTTCGATCGGTCATGCCCGCAAACTCACTCTTGCCTTCAATCATAAGGAAGTTCTTTGGCGCTATGAAAAGCATCTTGAAACCATGTAA
- a CDS encoding CCA tRNA nucleotidyltransferase — translation MSCKEKLPYNALPDILYRIGDIADRSDTPCYLVGGYVRDVLMRKTSQDIDIMIIGEPVPFAKTIKQELKGRNFVVFERFRTVRLELETHDSGTILLEIVGARKESYNADSRKPITEIGSLEDDLSRRDFSINAMAVPLNQENRNCLIDLFDGYGDLRKKILKTPLEPEKTFSDDPLRMMRAARFSSQLDFQLDRKTMTAMSSMAERIRIVSKERVSVEFLKIIASPKPSVGLMILYKTGILHEIFPELTAMAGVEQVDGLGHKDTLLHTFQVVDKLSENSDNPWLRIAALLHDIAKPLTKRFSKSSGWTFHGHEVVGTKLARKIFNSMRWPLEPLPYVQKMIRLHHRPIPLSKGEITDSAVRRLMYEAGEDLDDLMKLCRADVTSKNPGKVKRIMNNFNIVERKITEVAEKDLLAKWRPPIDGCDIMKALGLSEGRIVGIIKKKMEAAVIEGEIPYNREAALDYIKKTYREMQNSQQAAISKK, via the coding sequence ATGTCCTGCAAGGAAAAACTGCCATACAACGCTCTTCCAGACATTCTTTACCGGATCGGTGATATTGCAGACCGGTCAGATACCCCCTGTTATCTCGTCGGCGGCTACGTCAGAGATGTCTTGATGCGTAAAACAAGCCAGGACATCGATATTATGATTATCGGCGAACCTGTGCCATTTGCGAAAACAATCAAACAAGAACTGAAAGGCAGGAATTTTGTTGTCTTTGAAAGATTCAGGACAGTCCGTCTTGAACTGGAAACCCATGATAGCGGGACGATTCTGCTCGAAATAGTGGGAGCCCGGAAGGAAAGCTACAATGCCGATTCACGAAAACCCATAACCGAAATCGGATCGCTTGAGGATGATCTTTCAAGGCGGGACTTTTCTATCAATGCGATGGCAGTGCCACTGAACCAAGAAAATCGAAACTGCCTCATCGATCTTTTCGACGGTTACGGTGATCTTCGGAAAAAGATTTTGAAAACTCCTCTTGAGCCTGAAAAAACCTTTTCCGACGACCCTTTGCGCATGATGAGGGCGGCAAGATTCTCGAGCCAGCTCGATTTTCAGCTTGACAGGAAGACAATGACGGCAATGTCTTCCATGGCGGAAAGAATCAGAATTGTCTCGAAAGAGCGCGTAAGTGTAGAATTTCTGAAAATCATAGCGAGCCCTAAACCCTCTGTAGGGCTCATGATCCTTTACAAAACCGGCATCCTGCACGAAATATTCCCCGAACTTACCGCCATGGCAGGGGTAGAACAGGTCGATGGTCTTGGGCATAAGGATACGCTGCTTCATACCTTCCAGGTAGTCGACAAACTATCCGAGAACAGCGACAATCCGTGGCTCAGAATTGCAGCCCTGCTCCACGACATTGCAAAACCTCTTACCAAACGTTTCAGCAAATCATCCGGCTGGACCTTTCACGGACACGAAGTTGTAGGAACCAAGCTCGCCCGGAAAATATTCAACTCGATGCGCTGGCCGCTCGAACCGCTCCCCTATGTACAGAAAATGATACGCCTGCACCATCGCCCAATTCCTCTTTCAAAAGGAGAAATCACCGATTCGGCAGTAAGAAGACTGATGTACGAAGCTGGCGAAGACCTTGACGATCTGATGAAGCTTTGCAGAGCCGACGTAACCAGCAAGAATCCCGGCAAGGTCAAGAGAATCATGAACAACTTCAACATCGTGGAAAGAAAAATAACGGAGGTCGCCGAAAAAGATCTGCTTGCAAAATGGAGACCTCCTATCGACGGCTGTGATATTATGAAAGCTCTTGGCCTTTCCGAGGGGAGAATCGTCGGCATCATAAAGAAAAAAATGGAAGCCGCTGTCATCGAAGGAGAAATACCTTACAACCGTGAGGCTGCTCTCGACTATATAAAAAAAACATACCGGGAGATGCAGAACTCACAACAGGCAGCCATAAGTAAAAAGTAA